The genomic DNA CCCTAGCTGCGGAAACCGCAGCGGGGTCGCACCGCTTTTTTGTCAAACAAAAAACTCAAACAAACATCGGGAAAGAGCGAATAATTAAAAGCTCTGTAGGAAAACTACGTCTACGTCACAGACAATTAGAAAAGCAAGCTGTAGAAGCAAGAACTCGTATTAGTCCTTTACTTCAAAAATGTTGTCTATGTTTGAGTGCTAATGAATCGTTCTCTCAAGCAGAACAAGATCTATTTTTGCTGACAGGAATGAAAGTAGGACATAGCACCTTACAAAGACAAGTTTATACAAAACAARAGCATTTAGATTTTCCCGATAGCCCAATAGCCATTCATGAGGTATGTCTTGATGGAGGTAAAGTAAGATTGAGAACTCAACGCCGAGGAGAAAAATGTGAATGGCGAGACTATCAAGCAGCGCGTTTGTCGGGAGTATATTACGGGGCAACATTCCGAAGGAAAGAAGAGTTAACTGCATGGATTAATTCTCAAGTATTAACAAATCCCCTAATCTGTCTGGGAGATGGACATTCAGGAGTGTGGAATCTTTTTAGTCAAATTTCTACCACACAACAACGATATGAAATTCTAGATTGGTTTCATCTCAAAGAAAACTTGTTCAAAGTTGGTGGTTCATTAAAACGCCTGAGACAGGCAGAAACATTTTTATGGCAAGGAGAAGTCGAGCAAGCGATCTCTTTATTTCAACAAGAATGTCCTAAACGAGCGCGGAAATTTATTGCTTATGTTGAAAAACACCGTCATCGTCTAGTTAATTACGAGCTATTACAAGCTGAAGATTATATTTCAATTGGTTCTGGGGCAGTCGAATCAGCTATTAAACAACTCGATCGCCGTTTAAAAATTTCAGGAGCGCAATGGAATTTTAATTCAGTCAGTCCAATGTTGCGATTGCGCTGTGCTTATCTTAATAGACAAATTGCTGCTTAGTCTATTTGCCAAAATGGGATGCTCCCTCTGACAAGACTCAAGAAGATATTTAAACACAACAAGAAAAAGTGCTTTTAAAAACAAATAGCACATTTGAATAATATTTAATTGCAAGCCTTCAAACAAGATCTAGCAGTTAACAATTTTAGTTAAAAATAATGAGTTTTGGTCGATATTTAGGGTTGCTAATATTAATTATTTCTCTGTATATACTCTGACAAATCAGACAATTACTGCTTTGGTTTTGACTCTAATGTTTCTGATTAATCCCAAACCTTATTTACAGTTGTTTACTCGGTTATTTCCTTCTTTTTATCGCCAACGAGTCTGGGAAATTATCGGGCGTTGCGAAAATGCTTTGGGTAGTTGGACGACGGGAATTTTAATTGAAATGGTGTTTGTTGCTGCTTTAAGCGGTATTGGCTTGTGGATTTTGCAAGTTCCTTTGGCGTTAGCTCATGCCTTAATTGCTGGACTGCTTAATTTTATTCCCAATGTCGGTCCGACATTAAGCGTAGTGTTACCAATAGCGATCGCCCTACTTGATGCTCCTTGGAAAGCGGGAGCGGTTTTAATTTTATACCTAATTATTCAGCAAATTGAAAGTTACTGGCTCACTCCTACCATCATGGCGAAACAAGTATCTTTACTGCCTGCAATTACGCTTTTAGCGCAATTAGTTTTCGCTAATTTGTTTGGTGCGTTAGGACTATTAATCGCGCTACCTCTAACTATTGTAGTTGGAACCTGGATAGAAGAAGTGGTATTTAAAGATATTTTAGATGAATGGAAAGGCTTGTCAAAAAAATCGGTCAAAAACAATGTTTTAACTTGTAGCAGTAAAAAATAAAAGTAACTATGGTTCCTCTTGGTTTCTTCCTAACTACTATTAGAGTGCCAGCAGTTTTCTTTCTCGGTTTTTGGTTCGTACAGCAAGCTTTCTACGGCATTGCCAGTCTCCAAGCTCCCATTAGTATCGGCATGGAAGGGGGCGGTGTAGTATATTGGGCGCACGCGGGGGATTTGTTTTTGGAGCGATTATAAGTCCTTTATTTGGATTGTATCGAGGGAAAAACTAAATAAAATTTTTATCTGTCATTTTTTAATCACATTGAAGTTTTAAGCTCTAAAGCATAACTGGTAGATTTTTAAATCTAATAATAGATCGTGAACTTTAACAAAATTTTGGTGGCGATAGATCGCTCTTCTCAAGCTAATTTACTATTTACGCACGCCATTAGCCTGGCAAAGCAAAACTCAGCAGCGATACATTTTTTTCATTGCCTAGAAATACAATCTGGCTCTTCTGCAATAAAGATCGAGCGAGAAATCACCGAAGTCAAACAATTGTTAGCAGATTATCAAAACCTAGCCAAGCAAGAAGAGATTGAAGTGAATTTTAGCTGTCAAGTTGGCAATATTGGCAAAACGATCTGTCATTCGGCTCGCGAGCTTCAGGCAGATCTAATTCTATTAGGTCGTCGGGGATATCGAGGACTGCTAGCAGCGATCGCGGGTAGTGTCAGTAGCTATGTAGTCAACCGCGCTCCCTGTTCCGTATTAGTAGTGCAGGATCTCGACCGCCAGATACGGGTCGATTCGCATAAAAAAATTTTTAATCTGAATATTTTTGGAGGTTAGAGCGGATGCTTGCCAAAGAAAAAATAGAAGTCGAGCAATGGTATAGCCAACCCATTCGAGAACTCGATCGCTCTTTTAAGACTAATTTGGCATCGGGCTTGACTTCAGCACAGGTCAAACAAAGACAAGAACAGTACGGTGCCAACCAACTCAAAGGTAAACCAGGAAAAAGTCCGATAATCAAGTTTCTGGCACAATTCAATCAACCCTTACTGTATATTCTGCTGATTGCAGGTGTCGTCAAAGCTTTTCTAGGGGAGTGGGTCAATGCTTGGGTCATTTGGGCTGTAACTTTAATCAATGCGATTATTGGTTTCGTGCAGGAAGCCAAAGCCGAAAATGCGATCGCTGCTCTGGCTTCTGCGGTGCAAACCGAAACTACCGTTCGTCGTAATGGCGAGAAAGTAAGAGTTGATTCGACAGAATTAGTTCCAGGGGATTTAGTCTTACTTACTTCTGGAGACAAAGTACCAGCAGATTTACGCTTAATCGAAGTTAAAAGTTTACAGGTAAACGAGTCGGCACTAACGGGAGAATCTCTTGCCGTTGAGAAAAACGCTCAAACCCTCGAAGCGGATACGCCTCTGGCAGAACGTAGCAACATGGCATATGCGGGCAGCTATGTCACCTTCGGACGGGGAACGGGAATTGTAGTTGCCATCGGGAACGCTACCGAGACAGGGCGCATTTCTCAGCTGATGGAAGAGCGGACTAATCTTACTACCCCTTTAACTCGTAAGTTCGACAAATTCAGTCGCACTCTACTTTACGTCATTTTGGGAGTGGCTGCTTTTACCTTTGCTGTGGGTTTGGGTTACGGTAATTCTTGGGTTGCTATGTTCGAGGCAGCAGTTGCTCTTACCGTTAGTGCGATTCCCGAAGGTTTACCTGCGGTGGTTACAATCACCTTAGCAATTGGCGTTTCCCGCATGGCGCGTCGTCATGCCATTATCCGCAAATTACCTGCGGTAGAAACTTTGGGTAGTGCCACCGTAATTTGTTCCGATAAAACTGGCACGTTGACGGAAAACCAAATGACGGTTCGGGAAATCTATGCAGGAGGAGAAAGATATACCGTGAGCGGTACGGGTTACGCTCCTGAAGGTGAAATTATCGTTGCAGGAAGCGATCTAGCTACAAGCACTGGTTTGAGTAACCATCATCTCAAACATAAAGCGGTTCTCCTCGAATGTTTGAGAGCGGGTTTACTGTGTAATGATTCCCATATCGAAGTAAAGCAAGGAGAATGGATGGTCATAGGCGATCCCACTGAAGGAGCGTTGATTGCTGCTGCCAATAAAGTAGGCTTTACTCAAGAAGAGTTATCAAAGGCACTGCCCAGACTGGATGTTATTCCCTTTGAGTCGGAATATCAATACATGGCGACTTTACATGAAACTCCAGATATAACTTCTGTTGCCGAGGCAGAAAGAACCATTTACATCAAAGGTTCTCTTGAAGCAATTCTTTCCCGTTCGGGGCAAATGCTCGACGTTGAAGGCAATCCTCAACCCCTACAATCAAAAGTTATTTCAGACGAAGCCGATCGCCTGGCAGCACAAGGACTGCGAGTTTTAGCTCTGGCTAAAAAACCCGTGTCAGCAACCCATAATTCACTCCACCATCAAGACATCGAGACGGAGCTGGTATTTTTAGGGTTACAGGGCATAATCGATCCTCCCCGACAAGAAGCAATAAAAGCTGTAAGAGCCTGTCAGTCGGCAGGAATTGAAGTCAAGATGATTACGGGAGATCATGCCGTTACCGCCAAGGCGATCGCTTCCCAGATGGGATTACAACACCAGGGGGAAGTTCTAGCTTTTACAGGGCGCGAACTGACTCAGATGAATCAATTAGAACTAACTAATGCCGTTACCGACGGCGCTGTCTTTGCTCGCGTCGCTCCCGAACAAAAGCTGAGGTTAGTGGAAGCCCTACAAGATACAGGTAAAGTGGTAGCCATGACGGGAGATGGAGTTAACGATGCTCCCGCTCTCAAACAGGCAGATATCGGGATAGCTATGGGTAAAGGGGGAACGGAGGTAGCTAAAGAAGCAGCCGATATGATACTCACCGACGATAACTTTGCTTCTATTGAAGCAGCAGTGGAAGAAGGACGGACTGTTTACCGCAACTTACTCAAGGCGA from Myxosarcina sp. GI1 includes the following:
- a CDS encoding ISKra4 family transposase, with translation MCLGARSLAAETAAGSHRFFVKQKTQTNIGKERIIKSSVGKLRLRHRQLEKQAVEARTRISPLLQKCCLCLSANESFSQAEQDLFLLTGMKVGHSTLQRQVYTKQXHLDFPDSPIAIHEVCLDGGKVRLRTQRRGEKCEWRDYQAARLSGVYYGATFRRKEELTAWINSQVLTNPLICLGDGHSGVWNLFSQISTTQQRYEILDWFHLKENLFKVGGSLKRLRQAETFLWQGEVEQAISLFQQECPKRARKFIAYVEKHRHRLVNYELLQAEDYISIGSGAVESAIKQLDRRLKISGAQWNFNSVSPMLRLRCAYLNRQIAA
- a CDS encoding universal stress protein — encoded protein: MNFNKILVAIDRSSQANLLFTHAISLAKQNSAAIHFFHCLEIQSGSSAIKIEREITEVKQLLADYQNLAKQEEIEVNFSCQVGNIGKTICHSARELQADLILLGRRGYRGLLAAIAGSVSSYVVNRAPCSVLVVQDLDRQIRVDSHKKIFNLNIFGG
- a CDS encoding HAD-IC family P-type ATPase, whose protein sequence is MLAKEKIEVEQWYSQPIRELDRSFKTNLASGLTSAQVKQRQEQYGANQLKGKPGKSPIIKFLAQFNQPLLYILLIAGVVKAFLGEWVNAWVIWAVTLINAIIGFVQEAKAENAIAALASAVQTETTVRRNGEKVRVDSTELVPGDLVLLTSGDKVPADLRLIEVKSLQVNESALTGESLAVEKNAQTLEADTPLAERSNMAYAGSYVTFGRGTGIVVAIGNATETGRISQLMEERTNLTTPLTRKFDKFSRTLLYVILGVAAFTFAVGLGYGNSWVAMFEAAVALTVSAIPEGLPAVVTITLAIGVSRMARRHAIIRKLPAVETLGSATVICSDKTGTLTENQMTVREIYAGGERYTVSGTGYAPEGEIIVAGSDLATSTGLSNHHLKHKAVLLECLRAGLLCNDSHIEVKQGEWMVIGDPTEGALIAAANKVGFTQEELSKALPRLDVIPFESEYQYMATLHETPDITSVAEAERTIYIKGSLEAILSRSGQMLDVEGNPQPLQSKVISDEADRLAAQGLRVLALAKKPVSATHNSLHHQDIETELVFLGLQGIIDPPRQEAIKAVRACQSAGIEVKMITGDHAVTAKAIASQMGLQHQGEVLAFTGRELTQMNQLELTNAVTDGAVFARVAPEQKLRLVEALQDTGKVVAMTGDGVNDAPALKQADIGIAMGKGGTEVAKEAADMILTDDNFASIEAAVEEGRTVYRNLLKAIAFILPVNGGESMTIVISVLLARALPILSLQVLWLNMINSLAMTVPLAFEPRSPRVMQQLPRPANEPLLDRPLLIRILIISLFNWLLIFGVFEWINTTTGNINLARTMAIQALVAGRIFYLLSISQLGTALFGTIRGRTVKITDAPAIWVGIFGTIILQLIFSQWSLMNSLFSTAPLNLEQWLICLAIGLSIIPVAVLVNRFDPLD